One genomic window of Magnolia sinica isolate HGM2019 chromosome 3, MsV1, whole genome shotgun sequence includes the following:
- the LOC131239147 gene encoding glutamate receptor 2.5-like: MRYSLPPLHFLLLLGALGGWATPTTAKTLRIGVPAKSQYPKYVTVKCNWTSNDTCFSGHSIDIFRLVWKNLNNNIDYEFIPFEGPYDTMVEQVYHKTFDAVVGDTSIVAKRCQLVEFSRPYTETGSRMVVLEKQEEGKAWIFVEPFTKTLWALTGAIFLYNGIIVWYMERADDEEERSYFNHIGSLIWLSFTTLFPINGERLRSNLSRMAMVVWLFVALILTQSYTASLTSMLTVQRLRPSVVDADSLLKGREKVGCDVGSFMSKYLEEVVGFGAGCVDTFKSDEYAQALSNGTIKAAFLEIPSIQLFLDENPKGYTVTGPTYEIGGFAFVFPKGSKLAEEVSDEILRLRENGTLRRLQENLVSSKKGSSIEPDHNENARLGLDGFWGLFVITGSMSTLALVLFLVGRLRNQQRSCYPRIRSVGQNVGPIFRTNRIHNNDDQGPRSAVVEVPSFKRCNTV, translated from the exons ATGCGTTATTCTCTTCCTCCCCTCCATTTCCTCCTATTGCTTGGAGCATTaggagggtgggccacaccaacaaccGCTAAGACTCTCAGAATTGGCGTCCCAGCGAAATCTCAATACCCAAAGTATGTGACCGTAAAATGCAACTGGACTTCAAACGATACATGTTTCAGCGGCCATTCTATCGACATCTTCCGGTTGGTTTGGAAGAACTTAAACAACAACATAGACTACGAGTTCATTCCTTTCGAAGGCCCCTACGACACTATGGTCGAGCAAGTCTATCACAAG ACATTCGATGCAGTCGTGGGCGATACATCGATAGTGGCCAAACGATGTCAGTTAGTAGAATTCTCCCGTCCTTACACGGAAACAGGATCAAGAATGGTGGTGCTTGAGaagcaagaagaaggaaaagcTTGGATCTTTGTAGAGCCCTTCACAAAAACACTGTGGGCCTTAACAGGGGCCATTTTCTTGTACAATGGCATAATCGTGTGGTATATGGAGAGGGCGGACGATGAAGAAGAGCGCTCCTATTTCAATCATATTGGCAGCTTGATCTGGCTTTCCTTCACCACCCTTTTTCCCATTAATG GAGAGAGACTGCGAAGCAATTTATCTAGAATGGCAATGGTGGTGTGGCTGTTCGTGGCACTGATCTTGACTCAGAGCTACACGGCTAGCCTCACCTCAATGCTCACTGTCCAGCGACTCAGACCGAGTGTGGTGGATGCCGACTCGTTATTAAAGGGCAGAGAAAAGGTGGGGTGCGACGTTGGGTCTTTCATGTCAAAGTACTTAGAAGAGGTGGTGGGCTTTGGCGCGGGATGCGTGGACACGTTCAAGTCGGATGAGTACGCACAGGcactttcaaatgggaccatcAAAGCTGCATTCCTTGAAATCCCATCCATTCAACTCTTCCTTGATGAGAATCCCAAGGGTTACACCGTCACTGGGCCCACCTACGAAATTGGAGGATTCGCCTTT GTCTTCCCAAAAGGTTCGAAACTTGCGGAGGAAGTCTCCGACGAGATTCTAAGACTGCGGGAAAACGGTACGCTGCGGAGACTCCAAGAGAATTTAGTTTCTTCTAAAAAAGGTTCGAGTATTGAGCCGGACCATAATGAGAATGCCAGGCTCGGGTTAGATGGCTTTTGGGGACTATTCGTGATCACAGGCAGCATGTCAACGTTGGCTCTTGTTCTATTCCTCGTGGGCCGACTCCGCAATCAGCAGCGCAGTTGTTACCCTCGGATCCGATCGGTGGGCCAGAATGTGGGGCCGATATTCAGGACCAACAGGATCCACAACAATGATGATC